In Luteibacter mycovicinus, a genomic segment contains:
- a CDS encoding c-type cytochrome — protein MIRGFSLIAMGALLALTATQTFAAGDPARGKTKIATCVACHGQDGNSVDPQYPRLAGQYADYLAQALHEYKDGRRGNAIMKGFAATLSDQDIDDVSAYFATMPSKLQGLEHHIQGD, from the coding sequence ATGATCCGTGGTTTCTCCCTGATTGCCATGGGCGCGCTGCTCGCGCTGACCGCCACCCAGACCTTCGCCGCCGGTGACCCGGCGCGCGGCAAAACCAAGATCGCCACCTGCGTCGCCTGCCATGGGCAGGACGGCAATTCCGTCGACCCGCAGTATCCCCGCCTGGCCGGCCAGTACGCCGACTACCTCGCGCAGGCCCTGCACGAGTACAAGGACGGACGCCGCGGCAACGCCATCATGAAGGGCTTCGCGGCCACGTTGTCCGATCAGGACATCGACGACGTGTCGGCGTATTTCGCGACGATGCCGTCGAAACTGCAGGGGCTCGAGCACCACATCCAGGGCGACTGA
- a CDS encoding NfuA family Fe-S biogenesis protein has protein sequence MIDITERAQAHFQRLIAQQGDDGLGVRLRVVEAGTPAAQCELEFCEASELTGDEWTIECTGFNLYVDGESMRWLDPANIDYEMTPTGSQLNIRAPRIKGDAPGEGAGVVERVKYVLESEVAPQIASHGGRISLVEVTADGIVVLRFGGGCHGCGMVDVTLKNGVEKTLRERVPEITEVRDVTDHETGDAPYFAKAAG, from the coding sequence ATGATCGACATCACGGAACGCGCGCAGGCGCATTTCCAGCGCCTGATCGCCCAGCAGGGTGATGATGGCCTCGGCGTTCGCTTGCGCGTCGTCGAGGCCGGGACGCCTGCCGCCCAGTGCGAACTCGAATTCTGCGAAGCCTCGGAGCTGACCGGCGACGAGTGGACGATCGAGTGCACCGGCTTCAATCTCTACGTCGACGGCGAGAGCATGCGCTGGCTCGATCCAGCCAACATCGACTACGAGATGACGCCTACCGGCAGCCAGCTCAACATCCGTGCGCCGCGCATCAAGGGCGACGCCCCGGGTGAGGGTGCTGGCGTGGTCGAACGGGTCAAATACGTCCTCGAGTCCGAAGTCGCCCCGCAGATCGCCTCGCACGGCGGTCGCATCTCGCTCGTCGAGGTCACCGCCGACGGCATCGTCGTGCTGCGTTTCGGTGGCGGTTGCCACGGCTGCGGCATGGTCGACGTCACGCTGAAGAACGGCGTGGAGAAGACCCTGCGCGAGCGCGTGCCGGAGATTACGGAAGTGCGCGACGTCACCGATCACGAAACCGGCGACGCCCCCTATTTCGCCAAAGCAGCGGGCTAA
- a CDS encoding 4a-hydroxytetrahydrobiopterin dehydratase, translating to MTLSPLATQHCQPRKGPENALDRATLDQHLAGLPGWTVTADGKAIVKDFSFRDFHHTLGFINAVGFMANQEDHHPDLEAGYGHCQVLWSTHDVGGLSLNDVICAARVEALLDR from the coding sequence ATGACCCTCTCCCCGCTCGCGACCCAGCATTGCCAGCCACGCAAAGGCCCGGAGAATGCGCTCGACCGGGCGACGCTCGACCAGCACCTTGCCGGTCTGCCGGGCTGGACGGTGACCGCGGACGGCAAGGCCATCGTGAAGGACTTTTCCTTCAGGGACTTCCATCACACGCTGGGCTTCATCAATGCGGTCGGCTTCATGGCTAACCAGGAAGATCATCATCCGGATCTCGAAGCCGGCTACGGCCATTGCCAGGTGCTCTGGTCCACGCATGACGTCGGCGGCCTCTCACTCAACGACGTGATCTGCGCCGCACGCGTCGAGGCCCTGCTCGATCGCTGA